In Ipomoea triloba cultivar NCNSP0323 chromosome 15, ASM357664v1, one genomic interval encodes:
- the LOC116005967 gene encoding 5-epiaristolochene 1,3-dihydroxylase-like, with protein MEEADEKPQWESPAAGPRKLPMIGNLLHFCGSLPAHHVLRDLAKRHGSSSGLMHLQIGEISTVIVSSAEMAKEFLRTHDLVFATRPELTAAKILMYNSSDVVFSPYGDHWRQMSKICVMELLNPKLFRSFSSIRQDEMQL; from the coding sequence ATGGAAGAAGCCGATGAAAAGCCGCAGTGGGAAAGTCCTGCCGCCGGGCCGCGGAAGCTGCCGATGATCGGGAACTTGCTCCACTTTTGTGGCTCATTGCCGGCCCACCACGTGCTTAGAGATTTAGCGAAAAGGCACGGGTCGTCGTCGGGGCTAATGCACCTTCAAATTGGAGAAATTTCAACTGTGATCGTGTCCTCGGCCGAGATGGCTAAAGAGTTCCTAAGAACTCACGACCTGGTTTTTGCGACCAGGCCAGAACTTACGGCCGCCAAGATACTGATGTACAATAGTTCGGACGTTGTGTTCTCCCCGTACGGAGATCATTGGAGACAAATGAGCAAAATATGTGTGATGGAGCTCCTTAACCCAAAACTTTTCCGCTCCTTCAGCTCCATCAGGCAGGATGAGATGCAGCTGTAA
- the LOC116005462 gene encoding uncharacterized protein LOC116005462, with protein MRFINLRLTTVKGTRKHIMQVRDIAAQLKKLEIILPDTFVVHFALNTLPQEYSPFKISYNTHKVDWSINELITMCAQEEQRLMTEIGENALMATTKYKRKSGKSKGSTVAAKGKLPPKADIKKIQKCFFCKKKGHMKKDCIKFKKWMSQKGYDKSETANGN; from the exons ATGCGATTTATCAATCTTCGTCTTACCACTGTTAAGGGCACGCGTAAACACATCATGCAAGTAAGGGATATTGCAGCTCAACTAAAGAAGCTGGAAATCATTTTACCAGATacttttgtggtgcattttgcacTTAATACCCTTCCTCAAGAATATAGCCCCTTTAAGATTTCTTACAACACACATAAAGTAGATTGGTCTATCAATGAGTTGATAACCATGTGTGCACAAGAAGAACAAAGGCTTATGACTGAGATTGGGGAAAACGCTCTAATGGCCACAACAAAGTATAAAAGAAAATCTGGAAAGTCCAAGGGATCCACCGTAGCAGCTAAGGGCAAACTGCCCCCAAAAGCTGACATTAAGAAGATACAGAAGTgtttcttttgtaaaaagaagggacacatgaagaagGACTGTATCAAATTCAAGAAGTGGATGTCCCAAAAAG GCTATGACAAATCTGAGACAGCCAACGGGAACTGA